The genomic DNA CCGAACCGGGGCCTGCGGGTTGAGCCGGCGGAACTCGATGCGCCACTGCTGCGGGTCCTGCGTGCGCAGCGACAGCCACGAGCCGATCCGGCCCTCGTCGGTCGCCCACATCCGCAGCCGTTCGTGCGTCCCGTCGAAGTCCAGCCGCTCGACGTGCACGGTCGACGGGAAGAGCAGCGGCCACCGCTCCGCGTCCGCGATCAGTCCGTAGACGACACCGGCCGGTGCGGCCACCTCGACCGAGTGCCACGCACGGTGCACGCGCTCACCAGACATCACAAACTCCTCTCCCTCGAATCCCTCGAAGCCGGAAGACCGGATTTCGTGCCGCGTCGCTCACCACGGTTGTGTGCGGCTTCGGCAGCGCGCCGCACGGCCCGAGGGGCAACTCGGCCGTGGGGGGACACGGGCCGGCTCCACCGCGGCGGCGGCAAAGACCGGATCGAGGACGCTCGCGACGCCGATCCGCGCACGCATGCGCCCACAGCCCTGCCGCCGGGCCGGGCCGGGCGGGAGGTCCGGACAAGTGAGGTTCGGCACCGCTGGTTCTCCTCCGGCTCTCGGCGGGCGACCGAGTCACCGCCCTGCGCCTTTCACCGTCGACGGGTTCGCTTGAGGAGTCCTCAAAGGGCGCTCAATCTCCGCACCGGAGACTCGCCTTGTCCATCGCAGACCGATGCAAGAGGAAGGCAGGTCACATGACCATCGACATCCGCGCCGAACCAACAGCGCGGGAGACGGAGTTCGCCTCCCTGTATGCGCAGGTCCAGCAGTTCTACGCGGACCAGCTGCAGCTCCTCGACGCCCACGACGCCGAACGCTGGGCGGAGACCTTCACCGAGGACGCCGTCTTCGAGATCCCGGCTCTGAGCGAACCGGTGCGCGGACGCGACGGCCTGATCTCGACCCTGCGCCGCAACCAGGAACACCAGCAGCGCGACGGAGCCCGGCTGAGACGGTGGATCGGCATGCTCGACGTGCGGCCGCAGTTGGACGGGACGCTGCACACCCGCTGCAGCGCGCTGGTGTACATGACACCGCACGGCGGCGAGTCGAAGGTCCTGCACGTGTGTGCCATGGAGGACGTACTCGTCCGCTCGCGGAGCACCTGGCGCACCCGCCACCGGCGGGTGACGCGTGACGACCTCGCCTGAGGCGCTCCCCCCGCCGGACCGGGACACATCCGGCGTGAGTCGTACGCGACCGGGCCGCCGCTGGGCCACTGCGCTGCGGTGGCAGGTCGTGTCGGCGCGGCCCTAAGGCCTGTGGGCCGGCTCAGGCCGCGTAGAGACCGAAGGTCGAGGTGCGACGCGGTCCGGACGCGACGTCCAGCGCCGGGTCGACGGTGAGCATCGCCTGGTGAAGTCGCTGGAGCTGCGGCGAGGGTTCGACGCCCAGCTCCTCGATCAGCCGGTGGCGCAGCGCGCGGAACACGTCCAGCGCCGTGGCCTGCCGGCCGGAGCGGTACAGCGCCACCATGGCCTGGGAGTGCAGGCCCTCGTGCCGCGGGTGGCGGGCGATCAGATCCGTGAGCTCGGCGATGAGTTCGCCGTGGCGGCCCAGTCGAAGATCGGCGTCGATGCGCCGCTCGACGGTGACCAGCCGGCTCTCCTCCAGCCGCATCACTTCTATCCCGAGGACCGACCCGGCGCGTACGTCCACCAGGGCCGGGCCGCTCCACATCGCCAGCGCGTCGCGGAAGTGTTTCGCGGCCCGCTCGTCCTCGCCCACCTCGAAGGCGCTCTGGCCTCCCGTCACCAGCTGCTCGTAGCGGTGTACGTCCACGGATTCCGGCGGCACCTGCAGCAGGTAGCCGCCGTGCCGGGTGGCCAGAACCTCCTTGGCCGTGCCGGGGGCGTCCGGCCCCATCGCGGTGCCCAGACGCCGGCGCAGCTGGACGACGTACGTCTGCAGTGTGGTCAGCGCGCTCTGCGGCATGTCGGTGGCCCAGAGCTCTTCCATCAGCGTGGGCACGGGCACGATGCGGCCCGGATAGAACGCGAACAGGGCCAGAAGTTGCCGCGGCTTGCTCGCGGTCGGAACGATCGACACCCCGTTGACATCGGCGCTCAACGGACCCAGAACCTGAATCTCCACGGTTTCCTCCCGTACTCCGGTCGAGTTCCTAGATGGCTCAAATCCTTCGGCGTTCAGCACGCTAGCCCCGTTCAGCCCGCACCCCCCGGTACCTGGACGCGCGCTCGAGCGGCCCTCCAGAGAAGGGACTGGGGCCGGAAGGCACCCGGCTCGAGAACGCTTGCACGGCCGGTCGAAGCGGACTCGCGCGAACGCTCTGTGCCGGTGCGCCGCGGCTATCGTCCGAAGCTCTGACCGGAACGTCGATGGAGTCACCATGGAACTGCGCCTGTTCGTGTTCCACCACGCTGGTGGTTCGCATCTGATGTACCGCGACTGGCCGGCCCTGTTCCCGGCCGACTGGGACGTACGAACGCCGGACGCCCCGGGCCGCGGGCCGCTGGACAACCGTGCCCCCCTCGGGGACATGGACGCGCTCGTGGACCACTTCCTGCACGAGCTGGACGCCGGACTCACGGGCCGTTTCGCCCTGTTCGGCCACAGCCTGGGCGGCACCGTCGCGTACGAGCTGACCCGGCGGCTGCTCGCCGAAGGCCGTACGCCGCCCGTCTGGCTGGGGCTCTCGGCGCGCGACACGCCCCGCCCCGCCGGCACCGGGCACCTGCGCCACCTGCTCCCCGACGACGCGCTGCGCCGCGAGCTCATCGACATGGGCGGCACACCCGCCGCGGTCCTGGAGAACCGGGAGCTGTGGGAGCTCTTCGCCCCCGTCATCCGCGGCGACCTGCGGCTGTCGGAGACGTGGAGCCCCGAGCCCGCCCGCGTACCGCTGCCCGTGCCGCTGTCCGTGTTCGGCGGCACGCGTGACACAGCGGTGCCGCCCGAGGGCCTCGCCGGCTGGTCCGCTCTGACCGAGCACTTCCTCGGGCAGCACGTGTTCGACGGCGGCCACTTCTACTTCCAGGACGATCCCACCGTGCTGGCCGAGCGGATCACCGCGGAAGTGGGCCGGGCCCTGGCGCTCGCCGGGACCGCATCCGGGGTGCCGCGGTGACCCTCGTCGGGCTCGGCCCCCCGGCCACGGCCCGCGCCGAGAACGAGACGAAGACCGGTACCGAGTTCCGGCTGCTCGGGCCGGTGGGGATACACGACGGGCGGACAGGCGCGGACATCGTGCCCTCCGGCTCCAAACAGCGCGCCCTGCTCTGCGCGTTCGTCATCCACGCCGGTGCGCTGCTCTCCGTCGACCGGCTCATCGAGGAGCTCTGGGGCGACGAGCCCCCGTCGAACGCGCCGAACGCGCTGCAGGCCCATGTGGCCCGGCTGCGGCGACTGCTGCCCTCGCCCGGTACTGAGGGCGCGCCCGGCCACGAGTGGATCAGCACCCTGCCCACCGGCTATCTGCTGACCCTGGGCCGGGCCACCACCGACGTGCACCGCTTCGACCGGCTTTCGGCGCAGAGCCGGGCGGCGGCCCCCTCCGACCCGGGGTACGCCCTGGAACTCCTGCGCCACGCCCTGTCCTTGTGGCGGGGGCCCGCCCTTCAGGACAGCCGGTACGGACCGATCTGCACCGCGGAGGCGGACCGCCTGGAGGAGAAGCGGCTCACCACGCTGGAGACGCTGTACGAGGCGAGCCTGCGCTGCGCCCAGCACGGCGAGATCACCGGTGAGCTGGAGAAGCTGACGGCAGACCATCCCCTGCGCGAACGGTTCTACGACCTGCTGATGGTCGCCCTCTACCGCAGCGGCCGCCAGGCCGAGGCACTGGGCGTGTACGAGCGGGCGCGCCGCCGCCTGGTGGGCGTCCTCGGCATCGAGCCGGGCCCGGCCCTGCGCGGCCGGATGGAGGCGATCCTCCACCAGTCCCCCGGCCTGTCGGCCCCGAAGGGCGCACCGGCGCTCGCGCGGCCCGCCACCCTGACGGAAGCGGTCGACCTGGGCGGTGAGATCGCCCGGCTGCAGCAGCGCATCGACGAACTCAACCGGGAACAGGCGGCGCTGGTACGGCGCTTCGACGCCGTGGCGGCCCTGCTCCCGCAGGCGTCGTAGCCGCGCGAGCCGCCCGCCGCCGGACCAGGACCGACCACGGGCACGGACGAGTGGCGGGCATGCCGAAGCGACCCCCGCGGTCCATCTCCCGCGAGGGTCGCTTCCTGGTCCGTACGCCGCACGAGCGGGCTTCTGCCCCCGTATTGGAGCGCCTTGGCGGCGGTCGGTCAGCCGACGCGGCTCAGTCGTTCGCCGCCGGCCACGGGCACCTCGAGGGCGGGCTCGGGAGCGGCCATGAGGATGGAGCGCTGCAGCCGCCGCAGTCCGACGGACGGCTCGAGGCCGAGATCCCGCACCAGGGAGTGGCGCAGCCGCTGGTAGACATCGAGGGCCTCTCCGCGGCGCCCCGAACGGTGCAGCGCCAGCATGAGCTGGCCGTGCAGGTTCTCGTGCGTGCGGTGGCGGCTGACCAGGACGGTCAGTTCCCCCAGCAGCTCACGGTGCCGGCCCAGCCGCAGATCCACTTCGATGCGCTGGTAGAGAGCACACAGCCGGGTCTCCTCCAGGCGCCGGATCTCCAGCTCCAGCTGCGGCCCGGCCTGTATGTCGACCAGGGCGGAGCCGCTCCACAGCGCGAGTGCGTCGCGCAACTGGCGGGCCGCGCCCGGGAAGTCCTCGGCGTCCATCGCCCGGTAGCCCGTACCGGCCAGCTTCTCGAACTCGCGGACGTCACTGGCGCCGCCCGAGGTCTTGAGGAGGTAGCCGCCCGGCATGGTGACGAGCACGTCCTTGGCGGTACGGGGCTCGGCGTCCTCGGGGTCGTGCTCCAGGGCGACCGAGATCAGCTCGCGCAGCTGCAGAATGTACGTCTGCAGCGTGGTGCGCGCGCTGCGCGGCGGCCGCTCGCCCCAGAGCTCCTCGATCAGCAGCGCCACGGGCACCACCTGATCGGCGTGCAATGCCAGCAGTGCCAGGAC from Streptomyces lunaelactis includes the following:
- a CDS encoding thioesterase II family protein is translated as MELRLFVFHHAGGSHLMYRDWPALFPADWDVRTPDAPGRGPLDNRAPLGDMDALVDHFLHELDAGLTGRFALFGHSLGGTVAYELTRRLLAEGRTPPVWLGLSARDTPRPAGTGHLRHLLPDDALRRELIDMGGTPAAVLENRELWELFAPVIRGDLRLSETWSPEPARVPLPVPLSVFGGTRDTAVPPEGLAGWSALTEHFLGQHVFDGGHFYFQDDPTVLAERITAEVGRALALAGTASGVPR
- a CDS encoding nuclear transport factor 2 family protein, with the translated sequence MTIDIRAEPTARETEFASLYAQVQQFYADQLQLLDAHDAERWAETFTEDAVFEIPALSEPVRGRDGLISTLRRNQEHQQRDGARLRRWIGMLDVRPQLDGTLHTRCSALVYMTPHGGESKVLHVCAMEDVLVRSRSTWRTRHRRVTRDDLA
- a CDS encoding AfsR/SARP family transcriptional regulator; translation: MTLVGLGPPATARAENETKTGTEFRLLGPVGIHDGRTGADIVPSGSKQRALLCAFVIHAGALLSVDRLIEELWGDEPPSNAPNALQAHVARLRRLLPSPGTEGAPGHEWISTLPTGYLLTLGRATTDVHRFDRLSAQSRAAAPSDPGYALELLRHALSLWRGPALQDSRYGPICTAEADRLEEKRLTTLETLYEASLRCAQHGEITGELEKLTADHPLRERFYDLLMVALYRSGRQAEALGVYERARRRLVGVLGIEPGPALRGRMEAILHQSPGLSAPKGAPALARPATLTEAVDLGGEIARLQQRIDELNREQAALVRRFDAVAALLPQAS
- a CDS encoding AfsR/SARP family transcriptional regulator: MDIDVLGALAVRENGIPVTPSAPKPRQVLALLALHADQVVPVALLIEELWGERPPRSARTTLQTYILQLRELISVALEHDPEDAEPRTAKDVLVTMPGGYLLKTSGGASDVREFEKLAGTGYRAMDAEDFPGAARQLRDALALWSGSALVDIQAGPQLELEIRRLEETRLCALYQRIEVDLRLGRHRELLGELTVLVSRHRTHENLHGQLMLALHRSGRRGEALDVYQRLRHSLVRDLGLEPSVGLRRLQRSILMAAPEPALEVPVAGGERLSRVG
- a CDS encoding AfsR/SARP family transcriptional regulator, yielding MEIQVLGPLSADVNGVSIVPTASKPRQLLALFAFYPGRIVPVPTLMEELWATDMPQSALTTLQTYVVQLRRRLGTAMGPDAPGTAKEVLATRHGGYLLQVPPESVDVHRYEQLVTGGQSAFEVGEDERAAKHFRDALAMWSGPALVDVRAGSVLGIEVMRLEESRLVTVERRIDADLRLGRHGELIAELTDLIARHPRHEGLHSQAMVALYRSGRQATALDVFRALRHRLIEELGVEPSPQLQRLHQAMLTVDPALDVASGPRRTSTFGLYAA